GATCATGTTCAGGTAAGTACGCGCCTCTCCTTCCTGTCCTAATTCCATCAGAGCTTCTGCATAGTTGAGAATGATCTCTGTATACCTGAAAAATGGCCAGGGCACTTCCTGTCTGAAATATTGTGCATCTATGGCAGGGTCGATGAATTTCTTTAAATAATACCCGGTGAAACTACCATTCCAGTCTTCTACCGGACCCTGGCGGGTATCCAGGCCTGGATTAGCAATAGCCTTCGATCCATCCCATACCTCATAGGTACCGGTCTGCACCTGATTGGCCGGATCCATATCCGCCACATCTGTAGGGCGCTGGCGCCAGTTAGCACCATCATACAAAATAGATGCATAAAAACGGGGATCACGATTCACGTATGGGTTTGCCTTATGTGTCGCATTGTTCCAGTCAAAAGAGCTACCATCACTCATTTCGTAATCATCAATCAATAACTGAGTAGGTGTATTTCCTGACCAGTTATGATAGCCATTTAATCCATTGTATAAACCAATCTGTCCACCAGCTTCTGACTTGGCATTCACAAAATAACGGGAGAAGATACTTTCTGTATTATCCTTCAGGAACATGGCCTGATAGTTAGTAGTGGCTTCCTCTGCAGAAGCAGGATCAGGAGAAGCTAAGGAATATGTACCTAGATCCATTACAGCCTTTGCAGCATCCAGTGCTTTCTGCCAGCGGCTGTTACGATCACCGGATGTATAACCTAATAACTCAGGTTGAGCAGCAGCTGCAATGGTAGCGGACTTACTTTTCGCTGTCGGTATATCATGCAGATCACTCGCTGCATACAATAAGATACGGGATTTGAGTGCCAGCGCCGCACCTTCCGTAGCACGACCTTTTACCGACACTGTTTCAGTACCATGCAGATAATATGCAGCGGAGTCACAATCTTTCACGATGTGATCCACACATTCTTCAAATGTATTTCTGGCTATACTATAGTCGGCATCTGCTAAACTATACACCTGATCGACCAAAGGTACGCCTCCAAAACTCCGCACCAGCTGCTGGTAGAACCATGCACGCAGGAAGAACACTTCTCCCCTCAAACGGGCTGCCTGCAATTGTTTATCAAAGTTCACCTTCGATATATTCGCAAAGAAATTATTGCACGCACGTATACGCAGATACATGGTTCCCCACTGGAATGCACCACGGGAATTTACATATTCTGCATCAGTAGGGCTAATGGTAGACTCGACCATATTCTTCATACCATAGTTATGCGTAAACATGGTTTCATCTGTAGCAGAAGACAACATTGTTTCGGGAAAACCACCATTTCCCAGGCCATTATAAATATCATTGACATACGCTTCTGCCAGCGCAGGATCAGTCCACACATCATCTGAAGTAGCCTCTCCCAAAGGTCTGGTATTCAGGAAGTCAGTATTACAGGCAGCTGTTGTCAGCAACAATAATAAGCATATATATTTCATACAAGGATTGTATTAAAGCGTTAATGTAAAACCGGCATTGATCACTCTGGCCTGTGGATAATACTGGCCATTTCCATTCACGGATTCAGGATCCAGGATACCTAATTTATCCAGCGTAAACAGGTTCAGGCAATTCGCATAAATGCGCAGTCCATTTATGCCTGAACGTTTCTTTATTAAGTCAGATAAACTGTAACCGATTTCAAGATTTTTCAACCGGATATAATTAGTTTTTCTGAACCAGTAGGTATTACCGGTAGCCCAATAGGTATCGTTTCTGTCATTGACACGTGGATCAACAGAACTGGGGTGATCAGGACTCCAGCGATGGTCGTAATAATCTTTAGTGAAGTTGCCGATCTCACCAGATTCTGTGTTGATGGCCAGTGCACCACCGGTAGCGCCTTGTATCAACACGGCCATATCAAAGCCTTTGTATTGTAGACTAATGTTGACACCACCTGTAAATGTCGGCTGGGTGCTCTTATCATTCCTTACCTTGTCGTCGCCATCAATTTTACCATTGCCATCTATGTCTTTAAACTTCATATCGCCCGGTTTGAGGTTATTGGTCAGAGCGCTGTAATCGATTGTATTTTTGTTTATATCATCAAAATCTTTGAATACGCCATCATATTCATAGTAGAGCGCTGTGTTCATAGGACGGCCTGTAGACCTTTGCCAGCTGGGTGCGCCGGGTGCTTCATCCCAGAAGATGATCTTATTTTTTGAATAACCACCATTTACACTGACGTCGTACCTGAAATCAGGACCGATCTTGTCGGTATAACCAATGCGGAATTCAAATCCTTTGTTATCGACCTTACCAATGTTTTCCGCAGGTAGTGTCATGCCCGTGGTTTGTGGCACAGAAGCATTCCTTCTTACGAGGATACCGGTACGTTTATTCATGAATGCATCCAGTTCGAAGTAGAGTCGGCTGTTCAATAATGCACCATCTAAACCGATGTTGTAATTATTCGCTACTTCCCAGGTTATGAAGGGGTTAGGCATACGTGCTTCATAGAGTGATTTCACCACATTGCCACCGAGAATATAACTATTGAAACCATAAGAAGCGTAGTATTGATATTCCTGCAGCGTAAGCGTACCATCTCCATTATCATCAAAATAGATCTGGTCATTACCCAGTTTACCCCACGAAGCACGAAGTTTGAGGTAATTGATGAATTTCACATTGTTCTTCCAGAAATTCTCTTCTGAAATGCGCCACCCTGCCATGATACCGGGGAAGAAACCGAAACGGGAAGAAGCAGGGAACATATACGAACCATCATATCGCCATACAAATTCAGCGAGGTATTTTTCTTTGTAATTGTATGCAGCACGACCAAAATAATTTAAGCGTGCACGATCCCATGCACCTCCATAGTTATCTTTTTCGGCATCACCACCTGCACTTAGCTGGTCAATCAGGCTGGAAATAAAGTATTTGCGGGAAGCACCGAAATCGTCGAAGCTGACAGTTTCTTTTTCTATACCAAATACCAGGTTTACTGTATGATCTTTATTGAAAGTATGGTCATAAGTGAGCAAGCCTCTTAATAAGAGATTCGTCTGGTCTTCAGCACCCTGTGAAAGGCTGGCCTGGTCTGTCCCTCTTTTGCTTTTGATGAGCAGGGGTGTTTTACCATCGTCTTCATAAGTTTTCTTATCCCAGGTATACAGGTACCAGGGCGTCATCCAGTCTTTGGTCCGCTTCAGGTATTTATCGTAAGCGATGTTGCCGCTCAGCTTCAATCCTTCTACCCATGGAATGATGATGTCGAGTCGTGCATTGCTCTGTACATAGTAACGACGATCTTTGTCATAACCGGTTTGGTCGGTGGTGATCACAACAGGGTTGTTACCATATTCAATATCAGGACCGGGCAGACCATTTGGCCAGAAAGCAGGCTCTGTAGGCTTTCCACGCATGAGCATACGAAAAATGTCGCTGGCGCTACGTGTGGGGAAATGACGGTTTTCTTCCCTGCCCATCAGGTCTACAGCTACATTCATGTACTTATTGACCTTCGCATCGAGATTTACGCGGAGGCTGTACTGATTATAACCGGTAGCAGAGTTTTTGTAATAAGCGTCCTGTGACTGGTAGCCAAACGAGGTGAGGTACTTTACATTTTCAGAACCACCGGACATTTGCAGGCTGTGATTGGATTGTGGAGACCAGGTTTTGAAAGTAGACTTATACCAGTTGGTATTCGGGTATAACCAGGGGTCGGATCCATCCTTGTATTTCTGAATTTCATCCAGGCCAAAGGCTACATCCCAGGTCTTGCTGGTAGAAGGAGAAGTGTAAGTGCCATGCTGTTGGTATACACTCCATGCATTGTTCCATTCTGTAGCCGGAACATCCCTGTACAGACTGAGTTCATCACGCAACTGTGCATACTCAGGGGCATTGGACATATCGGGAATGTGGGTAGGCTGAGACCATCCCTGGTTGAATGAATAGGCCAGCTGGGGCTTGCCTGACTTCCCTCTTTTGGTTGTAACAAGGATGACACCATTTGCTGCGCGGGCGCCATAGATGGCAGCCGAGGCATCTTTTAAAACGGAGATACTTTCGATATCCACGGGGTTGATTCTTTCCAATCCACCTACACGGTTGGCCACACCATCGATCACAACGAGGGGATCATTATTGCCCAGGGTGTTGGAACCGCGAATGCGGAGAGTAGAACCATCATACCCTGGTTCACCGCTGTTCTGCATAGCAGTGACACCTGGCATGCGGCCGGAAATGGAATTGGATAAATTCGTAGCGGGCGACTTGATGAGGTCCGCACCTTTTACACTGGTGATAGCACCGGAAATGGCTTCTTTTTTCTGGACGCCGTAACCTACTACGACTACTTCACTCAGGCCTTTGGTATCAGCTTCGAGGGAGACATCGATAACCGGACCATTGACGGTGAGTGTCTGGGGCAGGTAGCCGATAGCGCTGACAGTGATCTTCGCCCCTTTGGCTACGGGCAGGGTAAAAGAGCCTTCGGGGTTTGTGGTAGTACCTTTTGAGGTGCCGTCTATTTTGATGGTGGCCCCGATGACAGGCGCATTGGTTTTGTCTACGACACGCCCTTTGAGAGGGAGATCTTGTGCCTGTATAACGCTACAATAAAAAAGCAGGGTCAGGGCATGGCAAAGCCAGCCCCGGAAGAGGAGCAAATTTTTCATACGCGAGATTTGATAGTTACAGAATACGAAGCCAGCAGTAACGGGTGTTACTGAAGATTTTGGTTTTCAACGAGTTTAATAAACGAAAATGGCCGTTTGGTTAAACGCTTTTATTTCGGATGATCATCACAACGTGGTTTTGTTTTTAATGAATGATGAAAATAAGGCGCCATGAATCTGGCTGATGAATCAGGTTTTAGCTACAATTACACAAATGAAAAGTCCGGGTTGTTAAACACAATCCTAAAATAGAAAAAATAATCAAGGAAGAATAATTTCTTTGACAATCACGGGTTAATAATCCGTCTCGAACGAGATAGCAGTAATACTGAACTGGCTTCCCCTCGCTACGAGGTAGAGGTCATGTACACCAAATGAGTATTTGGAATTGCCTGTCATTTTGAGGGCATATGTTGTGTCTCCGGTATATGGGATCTTCAGGGTACCTATACGACGACTTTTCTTTCCTTTAGGGCTGTTAATTCTAAATTCGAGTCTGGAACCTTTTGATTGTTTATTTTCACAAAAGACAGTCACTCTGACTGCTACTTCCCCCAGCCCGAGATTTACTTGTCCAAAACCAAGGTAGCTCCCTGATTTCATTTTAAATTCAGTTTCAAAGTTTCCTTTTCTTACTACTGGCGCAGGAGTAGTTGGAGGCGGAGGCGTGTTGCCCGGTCCACCACTTGCAGGAGGTGCCGTTGCTAAAGGCGTTGCTGCCGGTGGCGGTGAAGCAGCCGGAGGCGACGATTGTGATTGTCCCCTGACAATCAACTGCGCGATAATAAAAAATAGACATAGGATAGGCCTCATAGCTATATGGGTAGGTCTGGCTCATAGTCATTTTCGATCACTATTGCCCAACCAGTGTCAAATTTTGTAATCAGAACGAAATTTACGCAAAATTATATTAAATTTTACAATAATAATATATAATGATTACCAAGGGTTTGTTAATAATATTTGAACTCCTCCTTTATTTTACGTACTGCGACGGGGATTTATTGTATCTGTGGGGATAAAATCGACGAATGTGGATATGTTATCTTTTTATTATATACGCTTTTACCTTCGGGCAAAAGCGCTTATTGTTGTAATTCTGGTATAATGATGTGGAAGGCGGCGCCCTGATGTTCTACCCCAAATGCCTGAATATCACCGTTATGGATATCCATTATCTTGCGGCATAAGGCTAGTCCGATACCCGTACCTTCGAATTTTTCCTTCTGGTTCAGGCGTTGGAAGATCACAAATAATTTATCGGCATAAGACTGGTTAAATCCGATGCCATTATCTGCCACCACGATACGGTACCAGGATGTATTTTTACTCAGGTGTGGGTAATCGTTCATGTCTGTGGCTGTCAGCTTTTTGGCACTGATGGTGATACGGCAGGAATCGTTTGGATTCGAGAATTTCAGGGCATTGCCGATCAGGTTGTAGAACAACTGGTTCATTTGCAATGGCACGGCATCCAGTACGGGCAGTTCGCTGATTTCCATTTGTGCCTGTTTTTCCCTGATCAGGAGCTCAAAATCTTCCGTCACATTGGCAACTATCTGGTTCAGGTCCACAGGCAGGAAGGCATTTTCGCCCAGTTCCAGGCGGGAATATGCAATCAGGTCACGGATCAGGTCCGACATGCGGATGGCAGATTGTTTGACCTTACCCAGGTACAACCTGGTATCAATTTTATTGTTGTCAGGCTTTACACTTTCGAGCATGTCTGCAAAGAGGCGGATCTTTCTCAGCGGTTCCTGCAGGTCATGACTGGTGATGAATACAAATTGTTCCAATTCGTGGTTGCGTTTGGAGAGGTTTGCATTGGCCTCTTCGAGGGCGATGGTACGCTCGCGCACTTTTCTTTCCAGCGCATCTTCCACCATTTTCTGATCATCGATGTCTACACAGGCTCCAATAAAACCTACGAATTCATCCTGCCCTATAAAGCGGGGAATACCGGAGCAGGATAACCAATGATAGCTGCCATCCTGTCTTTTCAGGCGGAACTCAGCATAGAAATTCCGTCTGTCGCGGGAGGAACGGCTAAAGTTGATCTTCCATTTATCGATATCATCCTGATGCATAATGTCGTACCAGCCTTTGTCCTTATCCTGGTCCATGGAGCGACCTGTGTATTTTTGCCACGCCTTGTTGAAGAAGGAGAAGGAGCCGTCTTTTTCCGCGATCCAGATCATGGCAGGAGCGGTATCGGCAATCATCCTGAAGTAGGCTTCGCTTTGTTGCAGGTGTAATTGAGCCTGTTTGCG
This Chitinophaga sancti DNA region includes the following protein-coding sequences:
- a CDS encoding RagB/SusD family nutrient uptake outer membrane protein translates to MKYICLLLLLTTAACNTDFLNTRPLGEATSDDVWTDPALAEAYVNDIYNGLGNGGFPETMLSSATDETMFTHNYGMKNMVESTISPTDAEYVNSRGAFQWGTMYLRIRACNNFFANISKVNFDKQLQAARLRGEVFFLRAWFYQQLVRSFGGVPLVDQVYSLADADYSIARNTFEECVDHIVKDCDSAAYYLHGTETVSVKGRATEGAALALKSRILLYAASDLHDIPTAKSKSATIAAAAQPELLGYTSGDRNSRWQKALDAAKAVMDLGTYSLASPDPASAEEATTNYQAMFLKDNTESIFSRYFVNAKSEAGGQIGLYNGLNGYHNWSGNTPTQLLIDDYEMSDGSSFDWNNATHKANPYVNRDPRFYASILYDGANWRQRPTDVADMDPANQVQTGTYEVWDGSKAIANPGLDTRQGPVEDWNGSFTGYYLKKFIDPAIDAQYFRQEVPWPFFRYTEIILNYAEALMELGQEGEARTYLNMIRKRAAMPDITSSGAVLKADYQHEREIEMAFEEQRFFDVRRWMIAPATIGRALRGINVQGKLKAGSQVTLYKYDPTNYDYTYTPVTMVNENRLWLDKMYFMPIQRDEINRNSKLVQNPGF
- a CDS encoding TonB-dependent receptor encodes the protein MKNLLLFRGWLCHALTLLFYCSVIQAQDLPLKGRVVDKTNAPVIGATIKIDGTSKGTTTNPEGSFTLPVAKGAKITVSAIGYLPQTLTVNGPVIDVSLEADTKGLSEVVVVGYGVQKKEAISGAITSVKGADLIKSPATNLSNSISGRMPGVTAMQNSGEPGYDGSTLRIRGSNTLGNNDPLVVIDGVANRVGGLERINPVDIESISVLKDASAAIYGARAANGVILVTTKRGKSGKPQLAYSFNQGWSQPTHIPDMSNAPEYAQLRDELSLYRDVPATEWNNAWSVYQQHGTYTSPSTSKTWDVAFGLDEIQKYKDGSDPWLYPNTNWYKSTFKTWSPQSNHSLQMSGGSENVKYLTSFGYQSQDAYYKNSATGYNQYSLRVNLDAKVNKYMNVAVDLMGREENRHFPTRSASDIFRMLMRGKPTEPAFWPNGLPGPDIEYGNNPVVITTDQTGYDKDRRYYVQSNARLDIIIPWVEGLKLSGNIAYDKYLKRTKDWMTPWYLYTWDKKTYEDDGKTPLLIKSKRGTDQASLSQGAEDQTNLLLRGLLTYDHTFNKDHTVNLVFGIEKETVSFDDFGASRKYFISSLIDQLSAGGDAEKDNYGGAWDRARLNYFGRAAYNYKEKYLAEFVWRYDGSYMFPASSRFGFFPGIMAGWRISEENFWKNNVKFINYLKLRASWGKLGNDQIYFDDNGDGTLTLQEYQYYASYGFNSYILGGNVVKSLYEARMPNPFITWEVANNYNIGLDGALLNSRLYFELDAFMNKRTGILVRRNASVPQTTGMTLPAENIGKVDNKGFEFRIGYTDKIGPDFRYDVSVNGGYSKNKIIFWDEAPGAPSWQRSTGRPMNTALYYEYDGVFKDFDDINKNTIDYSALTNNLKPGDMKFKDIDGNGKIDGDDKVRNDKSTQPTFTGGVNISLQYKGFDMAVLIQGATGGALAINTESGEIGNFTKDYYDHRWSPDHPSSVDPRVNDRNDTYWATGNTYWFRKTNYIRLKNLEIGYSLSDLIKKRSGINGLRIYANCLNLFTLDKLGILDPESVNGNGQYYPQARVINAGFTLTL
- a CDS encoding carbohydrate-binding protein, whose protein sequence is MRPILCLFFIIAQLIVRGQSQSSPPAASPPPAATPLATAPPASGGPGNTPPPPTTPAPVVRKGNFETEFKMKSGSYLGFGQVNLGLGEVAVRVTVFCENKQSKGSRLEFRINSPKGKKSRRIGTLKIPYTGDTTYALKMTGNSKYSFGVHDLYLVARGSQFSITAISFETDY